TGTAGGCCTTGACGAACGCCTTGTTCACCGGGGTGTCGATGGTCTCGTAGTAGTTCCACGCGGTCAGCTGGCCGGCGACGTTCTGGACGCCGATTCCGCCGACCTCTTCCTCGGCGATCGAGACCGAGACCACGGGCATCTGCTGCGGTGTCAGGCCGACGTTCTTGTACTCGCGGAAGAACGCCACGTTGGAGTCGCCGTTGAGGGTGTTGAACACCGCGTCGGCGTCGGCGCCGCGGACCTTGTTGACGATGGTGGAGAAGTCGGTCGAGCCCAGCGGCGTGTAGTCCTCGCCCTTGATCTCGATGCCGTTCTCCTTGGCGTAGGCCTTGATGATCCGGTTGGCGGTCTGCGGGAACACGTAGTCACTGCCCACGAGGTAGAGCGACTTGACGCCCTTCTCCTTGAGGTAGTCCAGCGCCGGCACGATCTGCTGGTTGGTGGTGGCACCGGTGTAGAAGATGTTCTTGCTCGACTCCAGGCCCTCGTATTGCACCGGGTAGTACAGCAGGGCGTTCGCGCTTTCGAACACCGGGAGCATGGCCTTGCGGCTCGACGAGGTCCAGCCGCCGAACACCGCGGCCACACAATCGCTGCTGATCAGCTTCTCGGCCTTCTCAGCGAATACCGTGGGCTCGGAGGCGCCGTCCTCGCCGATCAGTTCGATCTGTTTGCCCAGCACGCCGCCGTCGGCGTTGATCTCCTCGACCGCGAGCTTGATCGCATCGCGCACCGTCACCTCGGAAATGGCCATCGTGCCCGACAGGGAGTTCAATGATCCGACCTTGATCTTCGGACCGGACGCGTCCACGCAGGATGTTGCATTTGCTGCGTCGGTATCGCTCGCCCGGCTACCGCAGCCGGCCAGTATCAAGCTGGCAACGGCGATCAAACTCCCCGCGGCCAGAGTTGACCGGCGCAACGGCGTTCGATTCGGCCGATGAGCGCTCGCGCGACGAGCATTTCCTAGACGCATGGGCGACCTTTCCCTTGAATTGCAGCGCTTTTCAACCGATGGCGATCGGGTGGCGGTGCAAGAGCGGAACACACTGTGCGGGTGTCGAATCGGGACGTTAGAGCTCCGCTGTTACTGGGAAATGTCTGTGTGTGACAAACAAATTAACCTCTAGCTAGACGGGGTTGGTTTGCCGTTGGGTTTGTCTTGTCAGGCCCATTAGTCGCAGCTGTAACAAACCGGTAGCGTGCTGGGATATGACGGATATGACGAATGTGCGAAAAGCGACAACCACGGTCGGTGCGGCGCTGGTTCTGGCGGCCGCGGGTATGGCGGTCTCCAACGCAACGTCGTATGCGG
The genomic region above belongs to Mycolicibacterium sp. HK-90 and contains:
- the urtA gene encoding urea ABC transporter substrate-binding protein, with protein sequence MRLGNARRASAHRPNRTPLRRSTLAAGSLIAVASLILAGCGSRASDTDAANATSCVDASGPKIKVGSLNSLSGTMAISEVTVRDAIKLAVEEINADGGVLGKQIELIGEDGASEPTVFAEKAEKLISSDCVAAVFGGWTSSSRKAMLPVFESANALLYYPVQYEGLESSKNIFYTGATTNQQIVPALDYLKEKGVKSLYLVGSDYVFPQTANRIIKAYAKENGIEIKGEDYTPLGSTDFSTIVNKVRGADADAVFNTLNGDSNVAFFREYKNVGLTPQQMPVVSVSIAEEEVGGIGVQNVAGQLTAWNYYETIDTPVNKAFVKAYKDFVKDPKKPTSDPMEAAYTSVYLWKNTVEKAKSFDVKAIQDNADGVSFDAPEGKVTIDGENHHITKTARIGEIRPDGLIYTIWESKGPIDPDPYLKSYPWAAGLSS